Proteins encoded in a region of the Panthera tigris isolate Pti1 chromosome B2, P.tigris_Pti1_mat1.1, whole genome shotgun sequence genome:
- the LOC122238493 gene encoding putative olfactory receptor 2B8 codes for MERANGSTSSGFLLLGFSDRPKLETPLFVVILMGYVLSCLGNGTIILLSLRDPRLHTPMYYFLSNLSFMDLCLTTCTVPQTLANLKGRDKTITYGGCVTQLLIALGLGGVECVLLSVMAYDRYAAVCRPLHYLIIMHPQLCLRLVLTAWLTGFGNSVLQTALTMTLPLCGRNQVDHFFCEVPVMLKLACADTSFNEAELFAVSVFFLVVPLSLILVSYGHITRAVLKIKSARGRRKAFGTCGSHLMVVVIFFGTLISMYLQPPSSYSQDVNKSIALFYTLVTPLLNPLIYTLRNKEVKGALRRLLRGTTGSRGS; via the coding sequence ATGGAAAGAGCGAATGGCAGCACCTCCTCAGGATTCCTCCTCCTGGGCTTCTCCGACAGGCCAAAGCTGGAGACGCCTCTCTTTGTGGTCATCCTGATGGGCTACGTCCTGAGCTGTCTAGGCAATGGCACCATTATACTCCTGTCGCTGCGGGACCCTCGCCTGCACACCCCCATGTATTACTTCCTCTCCAACCTCTCTTTCATGGACCTGTGTCTGACCACCTGCACCGTCCCTCAGACTCTGGCCAACCTCAAGGGGCGGGACAAGACTATCACCTATGGCGGCTGCGTGACCCAGCTCCTCATCGCCCTGGGGCTCGGGGGCGTGGAGTGTGTGCTCTTGTCggtcatggcctatgaccgctacgCCGCCGTGTGCCGCCCACTGCACTACCTGATCATCATGCACCCGCAGCTCTGCCTGCGCCTGGTCCTAACTGCTTGGCTCACAGGGTTCGGCAACTCGGTGCTACAGACGGCCCTGACCATGACCCTGCCCCTGTGCGGGAGAAACCAGGTGGACCATTTCTTCTGTGAAGTGCCGGTGATGCTCAAGCTGGCCTGCGCCGACACCTCCTTCAACGAGGCTGAACTCTTCGCGGTCAGTGTCTTCTTCCTCGTGGTGCCTCTGTCGCTCATCTTAGTGTCCTACGGCCACATCACCAGGGCCGTCCTGAAGATCAAGTCGGCCCGGGGCAGGCGGAAGGCCTTCGGAACCTGCGGTTCCCACCTGATGGTGGTGGTCATCTTCTTTGGCACGCTCATCTCCATGTACCTCCAGCCTCCCTCCAGCTACTCGCAGGATGTCAACAAAAGCATTGCGCTCTTCTACACTCTGGTGACTCCCCTACTGAATCCCCTCATTTACACTCTGAGGAACAAAGAGGTCAAGGGGGCGCTGAGGAGACTGCTGAGAGGAACCACAGGCTCCAGAGGGAGCTAA